One window from the genome of Gimesia aquarii encodes:
- a CDS encoding YkgJ family cysteine cluster protein: protein MPAPQLKLPTIQNWNCHSCAGCCRQHEIEITTEEKERIEKQRWDQDESIPTGQPVFVKIGLSPVSNRYRLAHQEDGSCIFLDEKGLCRIHAKFGEPAKPLACQVYPYAFHPAGNDIAVSLRFSCPSVVSNLGKRVDQQSSEIRKIVDQVLPKRRKTPPPPRLTAKESLGWPDTLKVVGSLNQLFQSSDTRFLINLLRALAWVELIEQSRFETIRGERLDEFLSLISQAIVQEYPGDLELSRTAISRLGGIQFRLLAAQYARKDTYAEASRGLVRRRLSLFRSALKFTLGKGTIPCLQDRFVAVPFSQLEGSFGALPPESEKLFARYYRVKIQGLHFLGAAYYDIPFVEGFYHLALMFPAIMWIARWIAVSEGRSTLQVEDVNEAMAIADHHHGYSPVFGMPHFRSRVRNLSRSQDIKKLITWYGL, encoded by the coding sequence ATGCCAGCCCCTCAATTAAAACTCCCTACGATCCAAAACTGGAACTGCCACAGTTGTGCTGGTTGTTGCAGGCAACATGAGATCGAAATCACAACAGAAGAAAAAGAGCGGATTGAAAAACAGCGTTGGGATCAGGATGAGTCGATTCCCACAGGCCAGCCTGTCTTTGTGAAGATAGGGCTTTCACCTGTCAGTAATCGCTATCGACTGGCTCATCAAGAGGATGGTTCCTGCATTTTTCTTGACGAAAAGGGCTTATGCCGCATCCACGCCAAGTTTGGCGAGCCGGCGAAACCATTGGCATGTCAGGTGTATCCCTACGCTTTTCATCCGGCAGGTAATGATATCGCCGTTAGTTTACGATTCAGTTGTCCTTCTGTGGTCTCCAATCTTGGTAAGCGGGTTGATCAACAATCCTCCGAGATTCGAAAAATTGTAGATCAGGTTCTCCCCAAACGTCGAAAAACACCACCGCCTCCTCGCCTCACCGCGAAAGAATCTCTCGGGTGGCCGGACACATTAAAAGTTGTTGGTTCATTAAACCAGTTGTTCCAGTCATCGGATACGCGATTTTTAATCAACCTGTTGCGTGCACTTGCCTGGGTGGAGCTAATAGAGCAATCACGGTTTGAGACAATTCGAGGAGAACGACTGGATGAGTTTCTTTCGTTGATCAGTCAGGCGATCGTACAGGAGTATCCGGGGGATCTGGAATTAAGCAGAACTGCGATTAGCAGATTGGGAGGAATTCAATTTCGCTTACTGGCGGCACAATACGCAAGGAAAGATACCTATGCAGAAGCTTCCCGGGGGTTAGTAAGAAGACGTTTATCGTTATTTCGCTCAGCCCTGAAATTCACTTTAGGAAAAGGTACTATTCCCTGTTTACAAGATCGATTTGTAGCCGTGCCTTTCTCACAATTGGAGGGATCGTTCGGGGCATTGCCACCAGAGTCTGAAAAATTATTTGCCCGCTATTACCGGGTGAAAATTCAGGGACTCCATTTTTTGGGAGCGGCTTATTATGACATTCCTTTTGTCGAAGGATTTTACCATTTGGCACTGATGTTCCCGGCGATTATGTGGATCGCGCGTTGGATTGCCGTCAGTGAAGGCAGGTCAACTTTACAGGTAGAAGATGTGAATGAAGCAATGGCGATTGCGGACCATCACCATGGTTATTCGCCTGTATTTGGTATGCCTCATTTCCGTAGCCGAGTACGAAATCTATCTCGTTCTCAGGATATCAAGAAGTTGATCACCTGGTATGGACTGTAA
- a CDS encoding DUF427 domain-containing protein, with protein sequence MPKAIWNEAVLVESDDVITIDGDVYFPLESVNSNFLKKSSSTSTSPYKGKAFFYDVIVNDKMNRDAAWYYLEPEQEYEQLKNRIAFWKGIELQQ encoded by the coding sequence GTGCCCAAAGCGATTTGGAATGAGGCTGTTTTAGTTGAATCTGATGATGTCATTACTATAGATGGGGATGTCTATTTCCCGTTAGAATCTGTAAATAGTAATTTTCTAAAGAAGAGTTCGTCCACTTCTACAAGTCCGTATAAAGGTAAAGCCTTTTTCTACGACGTGATTGTTAACGACAAGATGAATCGCGATGCTGCCTGGTACTACTTAGAGCCTGAGCAAGAGTACGAACAACTTAAAAACCGGATTGCCTTCTGGAAAGGTATCGAGCTTCAGCAATAA
- a CDS encoding Mrp/NBP35 family ATP-binding protein, with amino-acid sequence MNIQSCLNDLMDPVFEKPLSSSGFLKETTVGDSGQVHVLIELPVPSYPLQSELSEQIQSAIQKQFPECQDVNVEYTTNIKGKQSGGRLGLNVKNIIAVGAGKGGVGKSTVAASLAYSLKQFGARVGLVDADVYGPSIPHLVGTSEKPVAQEFQGKDGQTMTRIVPVEANGLKVMSMAFFVEPDQAVIWRGPMLHKAITQFLQDTEWGELDYLIIDMPPGTGDVSLTLSQLLELAGAVIVCSPQQVALLDAVKAVQMFRQVKIPVLGIIENMSGEVFGQGGAQAKGEELEIPFLGEIPMNAEIRIKSDSGNISQLVEEGSEAQIHLLKVAENVAIEIARNLIANPTRPPLEIL; translated from the coding sequence ATGAATATACAAAGTTGTCTGAATGATCTTATGGATCCAGTATTTGAGAAACCTTTATCTTCTTCAGGATTTCTGAAAGAAACAACGGTTGGCGATTCCGGTCAGGTTCATGTGCTGATTGAATTGCCTGTTCCTTCTTACCCTTTACAGTCTGAGTTATCCGAGCAGATTCAAAGTGCGATTCAAAAACAGTTCCCCGAATGTCAAGATGTAAACGTGGAATATACTACTAATATTAAAGGGAAACAGTCGGGGGGTCGGCTGGGACTTAATGTGAAAAATATTATTGCCGTGGGGGCTGGCAAAGGAGGCGTTGGCAAAAGCACAGTGGCAGCGAGTTTGGCTTATAGCCTCAAGCAATTTGGTGCTCGTGTTGGCTTGGTTGATGCTGATGTTTATGGCCCCAGTATCCCACATCTGGTGGGCACAAGCGAAAAGCCAGTGGCGCAGGAGTTTCAAGGAAAAGATGGCCAGACAATGACTCGTATCGTTCCGGTTGAGGCAAACGGTTTGAAGGTGATGTCGATGGCATTTTTTGTCGAGCCCGATCAAGCTGTCATCTGGCGGGGGCCAATGTTGCATAAAGCGATCACACAATTTCTGCAGGATACAGAATGGGGAGAACTCGACTATCTTATTATTGATATGCCTCCTGGAACAGGTGATGTCTCGTTAACATTGTCTCAATTACTTGAATTGGCAGGTGCAGTGATTGTCTGCTCTCCTCAACAAGTGGCTTTGTTGGATGCAGTAAAAGCAGTGCAAATGTTTCGTCAGGTAAAAATTCCTGTCTTGGGAATCATCGAGAACATGTCTGGTGAGGTATTTGGACAGGGGGGTGCCCAGGCGAAAGGCGAAGAATTAGAAATCCCCTTCTTGGGAGAGATTCCCATGAATGCGGAAATCCGCATCAAATCTGATTCGGGAAACATTTCTCAATTAGTAGAAGAGGGCTCGGAAGCACAAATTCATTTACTCAAGGTTGCAGAAAACGTGGCTATTGAAATTGCCCGCAATCTGATCGCGAATCCCACTCGACCGCCTTTGGAAATTCTCTAG
- a CDS encoding SufE family protein, protein MPLKPNSTAHNSTTKMISIEELLEEFKHLADWEERCDFLIDLGFELPAMPDSEKTEANRVHGCQSMVWLTTDLKQVGDQKVLEINADSDALIVKGLIAVLLAIYNSKTPEEVLNIDVEQYFSELQLDKYLSSQRKNGLFGMVERVQQEAKTLSGQT, encoded by the coding sequence GTGCCTCTAAAACCAAATTCAACAGCACATAATTCGACAACTAAAATGATTAGCATTGAAGAACTATTAGAAGAATTTAAGCATCTCGCCGATTGGGAAGAGCGTTGCGATTTTCTGATCGATCTGGGATTTGAACTTCCTGCCATGCCCGATTCAGAAAAAACGGAGGCGAACCGTGTGCATGGATGTCAGAGTATGGTCTGGCTTACCACAGATCTAAAACAGGTCGGAGACCAAAAGGTCCTGGAGATTAATGCGGACAGCGATGCATTAATTGTCAAAGGATTAATAGCTGTTCTACTTGCAATTTATAATAGTAAAACACCGGAAGAAGTCCTGAACATCGATGTGGAACAGTATTTTTCTGAGTTACAGCTAGATAAATATCTTAGCTCTCAAAGAAAAAATGGTTTATTTGGGATGGTTGAGCGAGTTCAGCAGGAAGCAAAAACGCTGTCTGGTCAAACTTAA